The stretch of DNA CTGTTCGTTGTTCACGGCGACTTTGCCGGATTTGTATATATTCCCTATCCGGAAGATTAATCAGGATAAACCAAGTAAAGTCGACTGGTATAGGTAGGTATTAGAAGTATTTTTGGGAATAACGTGGTTGCTCGTTATGATGCCTTGAAAAAGCGGATACGAGAGCAAGCCTACAGCCTCGATAAGCAAGTTGCTCGTTATCGGCGACAGAAAGTGACTTAGAAAAATGCTACATTTCTGCGTGAGTAAGATGTAGCAGATCTATGGAACCATGACAGATTACTGGCTTATTCAGATAGAATAATCTTTCGAATCTGTAAAAAATCATTTCCTTTTCGGTCTTTAATGTACTGGTTAAAAACCAATACATGATCAAGAGGTGAAAAAGAAGGGGTTCCTACGATTTTCCCCTTTTCTTTGCTGACAATTTGTGTCGAAACACCTTTTATCAGATCGAAAAGATAGATAGAATTTTGCGCTACATAGGCTATTTTACTACCATCTTTATTTAGATTAAATGAGTAGTCAATTGAAAAGTCATTGTTGGTTAGAAACCTCATATTGCCCGTTTGAACCTCAATTTCAATAAGCTGATTGTATTCATTTTGGCCCTTAGCCAAAGCATAGATAAATTTTCCGTCAGGACTCGAACGCAACCAATGCCGGGTATCCGAAAGTCCTTTATCAGAAAATGTAATCCGTCTTTGGTGTATCCCAATCGGTACGCGGGGCCTTTCTCCTATTTTTCCAACGGCTAAGGAGTCCGCCAGGATCTTTTCTGAATCAATATCGACAATGAAAACCTCCGTAATTTGCTTGCCCTCCTGGTTTAAAACGTTGCCCTGAAAAGCAATAGCGTGCGGAATACGTTTACCTGATTTCAGTGTATAGCCATTTTTCCCTACCCAACACTCGTCAAACGCCTTGTTGATTTCGTCAGAACCAGGCTTAGGATTTCTCACTACATTTGCTACAATAGATGAAAACATTATCCCATTATTGTTTCCTTTGGTAGAATCAACCTTAACGCCCTGTGGGAAGGGGAGCATTACGCCCACCACCCTTAGATCAGCATCTATCAATTCATCGTTATATGTAAAACTGACTAACTGTCCATCTCCACTCCAGCAATGAGAATGTGTTCCACCACGGAGCGATCCGGGTGTGTATGGAAAATGTATATCTCTGGCATCGTAAAAGAAAGACTTGTAAGGAAAATTAATATTGATGCCAACACCAGTTCTTCGAGACATGGCATACGGTTTTTCACCATTCGCATTAGACAATCCATGGATAAAAATCACTTTATCCTCCAACGGACTAAAGGACACCGCTCCCACACCCGGTCCATAAACGGTTTGGTTCGAGGTTTTGTAAATTATCTTCTCTTCCCCGGTCTTTACGTGGACAATACCAATGGTAGAAGTTTCTCCAATTTTAGTGTCATCATTCCTACTATCGAAAACAATCCATTGTCCATCATTTGAAAACACACCATTATGGTGTAACGTGTGGCCTGTTGGCGAAACTGTCAGGCTAGTAGTAGTTAATGTCATGCAACTATTTAACAAAACAAGAGCGATTATCCAGAGCCATTTCATAGCTATTAGAGAATTACATACCCTTTGCAGGAAGAAGTTAACCTGAATGTTGCACACCTCTGCTGCAACATTCAGTGGTGTTTAATACATCGGGGTACCTTTCTTAAATTTTACTCTTGATTTTTCTAAAGTTTTCTACCCTATGAAACGTCAAATAATTAGCATCATGGTTATTCTTGGCGTTGGTGATCCCATCAAAATAAGCCGTTCTGGAAAGCACTATAATATCATTTCCTTCAAATGACCAGTCTACATACTGAAACCCATGATAAATAACATCTTCGTGTTCCAGGATAACCTTAACATCATCCCATTTTTTTAAATCCGCAGAACATTTTAGCATCAAAATATTCCGAAAACCGGAAGGATTACGTTCTGGAAACTGCTTTCGATATTTGTCGGGTATTATATTGACGAGAGTCCAGTATTTCTTACTGAGTGTATCGTACTTTATCACAAACTTTTTACTACCGCCATCAAAAGGTATAAAACCCGTCTTAGGATCAAAGTCCAGTGCTTTGCCGTCAGGGGATATAGACACCATGGCCGCTTTCTCTTCAGTCGACTTTTTGTTGGCCACTCTGAGCATATCCCACATTTTCTGGTCTTTATCAACCACAAAGTTTCCTTCCAGCCATCCGGCAAAATCGCCATTGTTAAACGTGCTGTCATACAGGATAGGCGTACTGCTTTGCCAGGATTTCGAATTCATAAGGTCCGAATCTACCGGTGCCGACATCACCATCGCTCCATATCGTTTACCCCATTGTAATACAGGTCCATGTGCCGTCTCCATTGGCCTCCAAAGCCTGCCGTTGTATTCCATTACCGGCATGGGAGCGCAGTGAAACTCTCCTGTAAGCAATACACCATTTTCTTTGTTTGTTGGTTTAGTCCAGGTATTACCTCCGTCGGTTGACTTTCTTATAAGAACCGTCCCATGATGCCTGTCTGGTCCCAGCAGATAGAGTTCCCCTTTATGAACAAACAGTGAGCTCCAAAATGCCCCATTGATTTCAGTAAGATAACGCCATGTTTTCCCCTTATTGTTTGACGTATAAATTCGGCTAACAGCTTGCTGCCATTCAGAACTTTTAGGTCCAAAAAAATCGTGTGATGCCACGTAATCTCCATTGGGCAACGTTACCAAACTGGGCGAACCGATATATTTTTGGGATGAACTTGGTTCATAGCAAACAATATTGCCCGGCACGGTCTGAGCCTGGATTACAGACCAACTGACCAAAAAACATACGATGAGAATCGCTTTGCTTTTTATGTTTTTCATCTTTTTAATAATTCGGATTTTGTTGAATAACCGGATCAGAATCAATCACAACCTGAGGAATTGGAAAAACCAGGTGGAAAGGTTGCGCATTTTTACCTCTTGCCTGTGCGTCTGAAATGAACTTTCCCGTACGAATAAGATCCATTCGTCGGTGTCCTTCATTGAAAAATTCATGCCCTCTTTCCAACAGTATCAGCTCTCTGAAGGCCTCTTTTGTAGTGATGGATTCGAGTTTTAAGTTTACGAGTCCAGCCCTGGCCCTAACCTGATTGACGAGCTGAATGGCTTCGGGCCCTGGCCCATTGATCTCGTTAAGTGCCTCGGCCCTTGATAGAAAGATGTCGGCTAAGCGTATTTCGGGAATATCATTTCCATGAGCCGCTCCTACATTGTTTGGATCTGGCCAATATTTAAATGAACGGATATTGTCTTTACCACGCAGTTCAACCCGCTGATCGGATGTGTTTATATAGTAGGTAATCATCAAATCTTTTCGCTTATCACCAGCTTCAAACGTATTATAGAACTTGTCATAAATTCTGAATTCGTTTGGCCAGTTGAGCCAGGTAGATTTAAACACAAGCCCTATTTCAGGCGCGGATTTGAAGTTATCCGGAAATGACACATTACTCCAACTGTTTGCTGTTGTACGATCAGAGGAAGCGAAAGCTGGCCTTACCCAAATGTATTCACTGTTGTTTTTATTTTCGACTTTGAACATATCCTTATAGGTAGGAAATAAGGAATAGTTCTTAAACGAGTTCAAAAACTGAGCGGAGACGGTATTAGCTTCATTCCAGTTCTTCGTGTTTAGATAAAATTTCAGCAGGTAGCCAGCCGCAGCAGCCTTATGGGCTCTGTACTTCTGCACTTCAGCGCCTGGATTGGGTAATTTTTCGAGTGCAAACTTTAGTTCAGTATCTATGAATTGCTTCAGTTCAATTTCTGAAGCTCTTGGCAAACTCAACCCCTGCGAACTACTTGTTCTCAAAGGTACTGTTCCAAAGAAGAAGTACAGTTTGTAATAGCTGACTGCTCTCAAAAACCGGGCTTCGGCTTCGTATACAGTCTTTTCTGTAGCCGACAGGTTTGAGCTCGGAATATTTTCGATGATAATATTGGCATTTCGTATGCACTGGTAGTAGGAATCCCAGTTCTGTGTAAGAAAGTCCATGGTTGGGTCCCAGTTAAACTCTCGGAAATTTCGTATAGTGGCTTCTACATTATCACCACTCTGATATAAAATATCCGTCACAAACTCCTGCGGGCCCAGCACATAAATCGAGTTGTTACTATTCATGTTGGCAGCCTTAGCATACGTTTCATAAAGAACCGACGTCAGTCCTTCTTTCGTTTTGAGGTAGTTTTCAGGAGCCAACTGTGAAAACACCTCCTCTTTCAAAAAGTCCTTGCAACCTGTTAAGCACAGTGTACCGACGACAATCAGTCCTGTCAGGATGTAGTTTATTGTCTTTTTCATGATGCTATAGATTTATGTTCACGCCAAAGAGTATCGTTCTGGCTGTTGGAAATGCATTCCAGTCTATTCTAACGCCACCACCATTCGGATTTATGGAGGGGTCATATCCCCTGTAATTAGTCCACATGGCCATATTTTGTCCCGTAACAAAAACGCCCAAGCCTTTGATGGCAAAATTTTTGACGGCAAAATCATAGCCCACTCTGATCGTATTCAGCCTGAGGAAGTTTGCGTTTTCAACTGTGTACGTATTTACCTCTTTCTTGCCTTGCCCCAGCGGATTAATAAATGATGGGTAAACCGATGACGGGTTTGATGGGGTCCAGCGGTTGAGCAATGGTTCCGATAAACGGTTTCTCATCAGGTTAGCAGGAAAATAAGTGTCAACTAAATTATTGTTCAACATTTTCGCACCCCACGAGCCATCCAGAAAAATGTTAAGATTGAAGCCCTTGTAGGTAAAGTTATTCGTTAATGAAGCGATGAATTTGGGAAATGGATTCCCGATTACCTGACGATCATCCGCATTAACGACCTTGTCTCCGTTTAAGTCCCGGTACTTGAAATCACCCGGCTTCACGTTGTCTTTTGTAGTGGTGAAATCATCCTCCGTTTGCCATACTCCATCAATTGTGTATCCATAGAATGAATACATGGGTAATCCTTCTTTAATGATGGATACGTTCGCTGTGCCCCCTGCACTTCCGGTAAAAATGTTCTGAATTCCTCCTAAGTCGAGGACTTTATTATGTAGCCAGGTCATGTTTAGGGTCGTTTCCCAACTCAGAGGCCCGGAGAGATTGTTGCTGTTTATCAAAACTTCAAACCCACCATTACGAACGGATCCTATGTTGGTCATCATGGTCGAGAAGCCTGTGGTTCGGGGGATAGGCAAATTCAGGAGCATGTCTTTCGTCGTCTTGGTAAACCAGTCCAGGCTACCCGTAATTCGGTTACCCCAGAAACCAAAGTCCAGTCCGAAATTCAGTTGCTCAGAAGTTTCCCATTTCAGGTTAGGATTTGGCAATCGGTTGGGCGTGGTTGCGCTTACCTGCTGATTTCCGATTACAGCTTTTTGCCCAGTTGTATACGTAGTCAATGACTGATAGTTATCAATCGCCTGATTTCCTGTTTGTCCCCAACTGGATCTTAGTTTTAATGAAGTAATATATTTTGCGTTCTTAAAGAACTCTTCATTTTCAAGTCTCCAGGCAAAAGCGACGGACGGGAAGACGCCATATTTGTTATTTTCACCAAAACGGGAAGACCCATCAATCCGTAAAGAGGTCGTCAATAAGTACTTATCCGAGAGGTTATAATTTACTCTCCCCAGATAGGATAACAAACTATTTCTTGATTTTGAACTAGTTGCGATAAAGCGAGTGGGGTCGCCTAAGCTAAGGTTATCTGTTTTTGTTGCGTCTGAAGGAAAACCACTTGCCTGAGATGTCTGATCATTCGTATCAAACTGTTGAGCTGTAGTTCCAAACAGCAGGTTCAGATCCTGTCGACCAAACCGTTTTTTGTAGTTCAGCGTGAATTCAGACAGAAAGCTGTTGTTGGTGCCTGTCAAAATGCTGGCTATGCCTCCATTGGCTCTACCCTCTATGGTTTGTCTATCCACATACGTATCCCGGCGTTGTGTGGATATATCAGCACCCAAGTTTAATCTCGCGGTAAAATCCGTCAAAAATTTGACTTCGCCATAAACACTTCCTAATGTCCGATAAAGATCTGACGTAGAAGTTTTTCCGTTTGCTATGGCAAGCGGATTGTCTATATTCATGTTTTTCGAAAGAACATAGTTGTTGTTCTGATCAAAAACGGAAAGTGTAGGCTCATAGGCGATGGCAGCATAAATTATACCCGCTCTTTCGTTCAGATCCATCCCGTTGGCAACGTAGGAGTCAGCTACGTAAGCCGAGGTAATGTTTGTACCAATAGTAAAATTCTTGTTTGTATGCTCAAGATTGACTCGGGCACTGTAACGTTTATTGGCCGAGTTTATCAGCACGCCGTCCTGATCGAAATAATTTAGCGAGGTGAAATATTTCGTTGACTGGTTACCGCCTGAAAATGAGATATTATGACTGTTGATTGGGGCGTTTTTACGGTACATTTGCCTGAGCCAGTCTGTTCCGCCCGAAAATTCACCGATTTTCAAATTGACATTTCCGGCTCCGGCGTCAATCAAACTGTTCATCACGGTTTTATACTCGTTCGCGCTCAACAGGTTAATGTCATTCATAATATTTTGAACCCCGTAGTAGGCATCATAGCTTACTTTCAGCCCGCCCTCTTTACCTCGTTTGGTGGTTATCAAAACCACCCCGTTCGCTCCTCGTGATCCATAGATTGCCGTTGCCGAAGCATCTTTCAGAACTTCTATTGAGGCAATATCAGCCGGGTTAATTGAGTTTAATGGATTTCTCGCTGTACGCATTCCCGTAAAATTGGCTCCTGTTCCACTCACGGTAGTTGAGTTATCAATCGGAAAACCATCCACTACATACAAGGGTGCATTGCCAGCATTAAGTGACCCCATACCTCGAATGTTCACCGTAATTCCACCACCGGGTTCTCCACTGTTCTGAATAATCTGAACACCTGAGACCTTCCCTGCTATTAGTTGTTCGGCAGAGACATTGACACCTTTGTTGAAACTCTTTTCGGTTAGGCTGGCCACCGATCCGGTTATATCACTTTTCTTAGCAGTTCCATACCCAATTACAACGACATCGTCGAGTAACGAGACATTTGGTTCCAGCTCTACATCTATGCTTTTCCGGTTGAGGAGATCAACTGTTTTAGTTAAAAAACCTACATAACTCACCGTGATTTTGCCATTCAGCCTGGGAACGGTAAGACTATACGTTCCTTCTGCATTAGTGATCGTTGCCACGGTAGTTCCCTCAAGTTGAATGGTGGCTCCGGGCAAGAGTTCTCTGGTTTTGGCATCAATTACCTTTCCGGTAATTACATTTTGTGCTAAGGCCGTTATCGAAAAAAACAGCATTAGCCCTACCAGCCGAAATTTGAGTAGATTTCGTTTCATAGTTTTAAAGTAAAGGCAAGTCAGTTTAGAGAAGTGTTACTGTTCTTTGACTGGATCACATTTTATTGTTCATAGGCTTATCATGTTTAAATTGATCTCCTTTGCCAATTCTTTGAATTTATAGAACAGCGCGTCAAGGCTATCGTGATCTGCTGTGGTCCTTAGCTCACTTCCATTGCGGCAAATTTGGGTGATACCCAGACCTCGTTTTTCGAGAATATATTTTGCACTGGCGGGATAGGTGTCATGCATAACCCCCATGTTTTGAGCAAAAAACTGCTGCACTTTGTCTACGTCTTCTGAGTCATCATCGTAATGATTGCACAACCAGACAATCAGCTCAGGGAAATAATTTCCCTGGATACAGGATAGACCTGCCGAGTCGGCTTTCATTGAATCCACCGCATGCACCATGTAGGCATCGTAAAGAACAAAGTCCTCGGCGTCTTTACTGGCAGCAATCTTAGCCCGTACACTGTCTATATTTAGTGATGTATCCTTGTGAAATTTAATCCGTCCTGTCTTGACTAACTGCCCCAGCAACTCAGACCTTAAAATCCGTTTATAGGGCAGAGGGCATTCATAAAACCCAAGGGGAATATCCCCCGTTAGAGCAAGCAATTGTTTTACTCTGGCTTCAAACACGTCTTCAGAATCCATCTCTCCGGCCAGCAAGCTTGTAATAACAATTACACTGTCGACTCCCGTGCTATATATCTCCTTTACAAAAGCGGCCTGATTTTCTAAGCTGTCGGGGAAAGTACCTGTGGCTACTATAGGCACTCTTCCATTCACTTTCTGCACGATAAAAGACACAGAAGCCAGCATTTCTTCTTTGGAAAGATGATACATTTCACTCGACAAGCAGTTGGCAAAAAGTCCGGCTGCTCCTGCTTCCAGGTAGAACTCGATCAGGTCTGCCAGGATTTCGTAATCAATAGCATTTCCATCCTGAAATGGAGTGAGCATGACAGGTACAAATTTTTTAGTTGTCATATGGTTAAATTCCTTCTTAGTTTTTGAGTGAGGTTACCCGTGAGGAAAATCGATAATGTACCCACTACAATAATCATATTCGCATGTAGGGGGTATCGTAAATAATTGTATTGATCTGGTATGAGGTAAGAGAAGCTCATCCAGAGAATAATCAAGACACCAATCAAACTAGCCGTAAGAGCATCTTTATTCGTAGTGTTCTTGCTCATTAAACCGAGTAGAAAGAGCCCCAACATGCCCCCTGCAAATATTCCAGAAAGTGTCCACCAGACATCCAAAAGGCTTTTGACACCTATCATGGCTATGCCGCAGAGCATACCAATTAAGCCTACTATAACCGTGGCGATGTAAAGGATTTTCAAGTTGTTCTTTTCGGTTGACCTCGTATTGACATATCGCTTGTATATGTCTTCTGTAAAGACTGTGGCCGAAGCGTTCATGCCAGAACTTATAGTACTCATAGCCGCAGACAGAATGGCAGAGACAATCAATCCTAAAAGACCGGTTGGAATCATATGCACCATAAAGTGCGGCATCACTTTATCGGCATAATCTGATGGCTTCATCATTGTTGCCAGTTGCGCTACTTCCGGCTTATTGATCGCCAGACCGAGTTGCTCAGAAGCCGCCTGCAGTTTAATGGTCCGGAGTAACTCCGGGTTTTGCATATAATACGCGTATAAACAGGCTCCTATACTAAAAAACAGGAGAGACACAGGAACATAAATCCACACACAAAGCCATACCGACTTATTGGCTTCTCTGGTGCTGGTGGCTGCGTGGTAACGCTGGATGTAGTTCTGATCCATTCCGAAATTATTCAGATTGATAAAAAAGCCGTATAGCAGCACAACCCAGAAAGATGAACGGACAAAATCAAACTCTATAGTACCAAGGCTGAATTTATTAGCTGCCGCTCCTATGGTAAGAATGCCGTCGAATCCCCCCATCACTTGGTTCACCACTAAGTAAATAATGATTACTGCACCCAACGTTTTCAACAAACCTTGTACGACTTCGGTCCAGATTACGGCTTCAATGCCACCCATCACGGTATATACTATAATGCAGATTCCCGTCACCACCATGATCGTCACCATGCTGTACCCTGTGAGAGCCTGCAAGGTCAATGAAATTCCAAAAAACACAGATCCGATCCGGGCTAGCTGAGTGGATAAAAAACAGACCACTACATAGGTTCTGGCCCATGGACCGAATCGTTTTTCAAGATTGGTGTAAGCAGATACCTCTCCGGTACTCCGATAAAATGGGACAAAGTATTTAGTGGCAAACCAGGCGGCCAAAGGCATAGAGAGACTGAACACGAAGGCATTCCAATTACCTCCAAAAGCCTTACCCGGCACGCCAAGAAAAGTGTTCGAACTTAGAAAGGTAGCATAAATCGATATGCCTACTGCCCAACCAGGAATCCGACCAGCCGCTCGGGTAAATTCATCGGCTGAGGTGTTTCTTCCGGAAAAGTAAACGCCAACCAATACCATTGCTATTAGATAGGCAATAATAATGGCAATATCCAATATCGGTAAATTAGTCATAAGCTAATTTTTTATATCGGTTATACAGGGCATCATACGTTTTCTGCTTTTCCGGATTAGGGCTATACGTTTTTACGATTTTTGCCGCTATTGTCTTTTTAGCTTCCTCAATAGTGGGGTAAATTCCACAGGCAGTGGCGGCAAAAATAGTCGAACCCAACGCGCAGGTCTGCTCGCTGTCTATTATCTGAATTTCCACACCCATAACATCCGCCAAAACCTGTACGACATAGGGTGATTTATTGGGTATGCCTCCAGTAGCTATCACATGCTCAATTGGAATACCGAAGGCTCTGAAACGCTCCAGGATGGCTCTTGAACCAAATGCCGTTGCTTCAACTAACGCCTTGAAGAAATGTCCTGCCTGCGTAGCCAGGCTAAAACCGTACCCCGACGCGTGAACCCCAAAATCAGCATCAGGTGTTCGTCTCCCATTATGGTAATCGGTAAATACCAGATCTGACTCTGTTACCTCTATTTGGCTGGCCTCACCAGTAACATACCCAAAAAATTTATCGTCCAGTTTATTCGCCAGTTCCACACTTAGCTGATCGCCAATAATAACCTGGGTAGGTTCCAGTATCATTTTTTTGAACCAGTTGAAAATATCCCCGAAAGCCGACTGCCCAGCCTCAAAACCAATCATCCCAGGTTCAATAGAGCCATCTACCTGCCCGCAAATGCCCTCAACCAAAGGCAATTGGTCTGATGCTGGCACTACCAGCATGTCGCAAGTCGATGTTCCTATTACTTTGACAAGGGTGTAGGGAGCGATTCCTGCGCCTACCGCGCCGTGGTGGGCGTCAATGGCTCCAACAGTTACGATTGTCGCCGGATTAAAACCAAACTTGTTGGTAAAATAAGGAGCAATAGTTCCAAAGACCTGATCGGACGTATAGGTTTCGGTATAGAACCTGTTGCTCAGCTTTTCAAATGTATTGTCTATAGCATTTAGAAACGCTGCAGAAGGCAAGCCCCCAAACGCTTCGTTCCACATGGCCTTATGCCCGGCGGCACAACGGTTTCTCTTTACAGCAGATGGGTTATCGGTTCCGCACAAATAGGCAGGAATCCAGTCGGATTGTTCCATCCAACTGTATGCTTTCTGAAATACATGTTTGTCCGTTCTGTTGATGTGAAGAATTTTCGACCAAAACCATTCGGAGGAGTATATTCCTCCGCTGTACTTAGTGTAATCCACCACCCATTTTTTTGAAAGCGCATTTATTTCCCCGGCCTCCTCAATGGCACTATGATCCTTCCAGAGGACAAACATGGCATTAGGATTTTCTAAAAACTCCGTTGACAAGGCCAATGGGCGGCATTTCGCATCTACTGCCACAGGTGTAGAACCGGTCGTATTAGTACCAATAGCCAAAACATTGGTAGCGCTTTCTACGTCAAAAAGTTTTCCAAATACCTCATCGATAGACTCTATATAATCCAAAGGATGCTGGCGATATTGGTCCTTTTCCGGGTTGCAGTATAGCTGGGCCTTCCATCGCTTATAGTACGAAATTCCAACTGCTACTTCTTCTCCATTTACTGGGTTGAGCAGCAATCCCCGAACGGAATCCGTACCAAAGTCCAGTCCTATCACGAGCTTCTTTTCCATAGGATCAGATTCCGCAAAAATTTACGTTGATTCCCAGATTAACGAAAGTTGCGGCTTTGATTTCTGCGGCTTTACGTACCTCATAATCTCCGTCAACATAGACCACCTGAATGTGGTTTGCTTTATGTTTAGCCATCATTTGGTCACGGCTCACTCCGTCAAGAACGCCATGCATTACAGGCCATTGAGGGTCGGTCAGTTTCCAGAGACGGTCAACTTCCGCATCTGGCAATTCTACGCATCTACCCGTACCGATATCACACCAAAGCTTATCGTTTTCAATATAAACCCTGCTCCATACAATCTTTCCGGGCCTGCTCACTCCGCGAAGTGTACCCCCGCCTTTTCCGAAAAACATAGGTGGCTGACGCATACTAACTGCCCCGGCATAGCCACCACCTTTAAAATGTGATGCAGGAGCCGCTCCCGAAATCAAAAAAACCCATACAAACTCTTCTTTGCCATCTATAGTGAAGGTTTCACCATACCGTAAATCGTGTAGGGTATTATCGCCATTAAGTCCAAGTTCTCGCCAGAGGTGATAGGTAACGTAACCATCTATACCAGCACATTCGTCTACCTCATTGAAATGAGGCAATGCTACTTTCGGATATAATTCTTTCCCTTTACCAGTAAAAACCGGCGGGCGATCCGTATTATTTAGCAGCCCTTCTGCCAAATCACTCGCTGCTGTAAGTTCCTTTAAACCTTGCTGATATTGAATACCGATCGTGTCGCAACCAAATTCGTCAGCCAGTCTAACAGCCGCAATGTACATTTTGCATTGTTCCAGCGTTTGCTCTTTGGTAAGTTCATTGACCGGGTCAGTTCCCCAAACAAATTTCATTCCTTTTTGGAGCATCCAATCCAGCACTGCGTTTGCTTCTGCATCCGAAACGGTCTGCATGGTAGCATATAAGGTCGACTGGCTTAATCGCTCCTTATAGATACCAAGAGCCTGTATTAAATCATCAGGTACGATGGCATTGAACATA from Spirosoma montaniterrae encodes:
- a CDS encoding sodium:solute symporter, producing the protein MTNLPILDIAIIIAYLIAMVLVGVYFSGRNTSADEFTRAAGRIPGWAVGISIYATFLSSNTFLGVPGKAFGGNWNAFVFSLSMPLAAWFATKYFVPFYRSTGEVSAYTNLEKRFGPWARTYVVVCFLSTQLARIGSVFFGISLTLQALTGYSMVTIMVVTGICIIVYTVMGGIEAVIWTEVVQGLLKTLGAVIIIYLVVNQVMGGFDGILTIGAAANKFSLGTIEFDFVRSSFWVVLLYGFFINLNNFGMDQNYIQRYHAATSTREANKSVWLCVWIYVPVSLLFFSIGACLYAYYMQNPELLRTIKLQAASEQLGLAINKPEVAQLATMMKPSDYADKVMPHFMVHMIPTGLLGLIVSAILSAAMSTISSGMNASATVFTEDIYKRYVNTRSTEKNNLKILYIATVIVGLIGMLCGIAMIGVKSLLDVWWTLSGIFAGGMLGLFLLGLMSKNTTNKDALTASLIGVLIILWMSFSYLIPDQYNYLRYPLHANMIIVVGTLSIFLTGNLTQKLRRNLTI
- a CDS encoding ribulokinase, which translates into the protein MEKKLVIGLDFGTDSVRGLLLNPVNGEEVAVGISYYKRWKAQLYCNPEKDQYRQHPLDYIESIDEVFGKLFDVESATNVLAIGTNTTGSTPVAVDAKCRPLALSTEFLENPNAMFVLWKDHSAIEEAGEINALSKKWVVDYTKYSGGIYSSEWFWSKILHINRTDKHVFQKAYSWMEQSDWIPAYLCGTDNPSAVKRNRCAAGHKAMWNEAFGGLPSAAFLNAIDNTFEKLSNRFYTETYTSDQVFGTIAPYFTNKFGFNPATIVTVGAIDAHHGAVGAGIAPYTLVKVIGTSTCDMLVVPASDQLPLVEGICGQVDGSIEPGMIGFEAGQSAFGDIFNWFKKMILEPTQVIIGDQLSVELANKLDDKFFGYVTGEASQIEVTESDLVFTDYHNGRRTPDADFGVHASGYGFSLATQAGHFFKALVEATAFGSRAILERFRAFGIPIEHVIATGGIPNKSPYVVQVLADVMGVEIQIIDSEQTCALGSTIFAATACGIYPTIEEAKKTIAAKIVKTYSPNPEKQKTYDALYNRYKKLAYD
- a CDS encoding fucose isomerase; the encoded protein is MEEDLAAALRNYSWEIKRAHAYNEEKGHGFIDYQHIGIKIFREIDKMRPLIVAESVWQYSHHVLAGLISHKGPILVVANWDGTYPGLVGALNLTGSLTKAGVKYSFLWSKDFDDPFFTAKLNEWLDTGKVIHDLSHVNPFAINNVEERDLIIAEKLATRIKDDKVIMGVFDEGCMGMFNAIVPDDLIQALGIYKERLSQSTLYATMQTVSDAEANAVLDWMLQKGMKFVWGTDPVNELTKEQTLEQCKMYIAAVRLADEFGCDTIGIQYQQGLKELTAASDLAEGLLNNTDRPPVFTGKGKELYPKVALPHFNEVDECAGIDGYVTYHLWRELGLNGDNTLHDLRYGETFTIDGKEEFVWVFLISGAAPASHFKGGGYAGAVSMRQPPMFFGKGGGTLRGVSRPGKIVWSRVYIENDKLWCDIGTGRCVELPDAEVDRLWKLTDPQWPVMHGVLDGVSRDQMMAKHKANHIQVVYVDGDYEVRKAAEIKAATFVNLGINVNFCGI